In Centropristis striata isolate RG_2023a ecotype Rhode Island chromosome 5, C.striata_1.0, whole genome shotgun sequence, a single genomic region encodes these proteins:
- the LOC131971937 gene encoding taste receptor type 1 member 1-like — MHSDIHISHQLGKPTMMKHFLLSLCVLGAFLHVLAQCTAPGSEFHLEGDYLLGGLFDIHHDSTPVDHERPEAIDCSSKPFILSSYRRFQVMRFSVEEINNLTNLLPNVSLGYEIFDHCSDTHSFPNTFSLISVDGLIQPWSEPQKNLSKVMAVVGTYTSPMALTVAPLLVMNLIPMVSYGAASSVFSRKQNFPSFLRTVHPNKDVIEVIFNILQHFNWRWVAFLNIDDDYGIDGQDLFIKRIKDTEICLAYTKSLNQYTEYSQVFKQIEAHKIGIIIVFAPEWTAEALIESAIQLNVTNKVWIAGDAWSLNKRLPKKKGIKNVGTILGVSEPAMTIPNFNEFVYSSKSQTHCENTGQQELCNQVCNCSGLSAEDIIAADPSFNFPVYSAVYAIAHALHNALQCGSGRCDGTRTVYPEMVLAELKTSNFTLLNQSIRFDKNGDPNYGSYSIVFWNHSGDAEEIGFYHFYRSLPVHFFIDNNKIQWHTKGEAPTALCSEECPVGHAKKQDGIHKCCFNCVICPNGTYVNNTEFHLEGDYLLGGLFDIHHESTPVYRDRPEAIDCSSQTFILSSYRRFQIMRFSVEEINNSTILLPNVSLGYEIFDHCSETHNFPDVLKLISVNNVIQPWGEPNKNLSKVSKIMAVVGPFSSTDTLTLAPLFMTDLIPMVSYGAASSAFAEKSKYSSFLRTVHSNKDVIEAIVKIILHFKWRWVAFLNSDDAFGKDGLDLFIKRIKDTEICLAYMKHLGTTDDSLMFKNMESLKIHVVIVFAPKIMAEALIESAVRLNVTNKVWIAGDTWSLSNRFNKEEVIKNIGTVLGVSQPVLEIPGFSDFIYSFKSQTHCENTGQQEFCNQVCNCSSLSAEEILAVDSSYSFPVYSAVYAIAHALHNALECGVDKCNGNITMYPYMVLAELKKSNFTLLNQSIQFNENGDLNYGSYSIVFWNHSGDAEEIGFYKLNPSVNFYINNTKIQWYTNGEVPTSLCSNECPVGYAKKQDGIHKCCFNCNICPNGTYINSTEDPSMCIACKQTEWSTEGSTSCNLRVVEYIPFTDGGAIVIMVGALVLVCLTLAMSALFAINYNTPVVRSAGGPMCFLILGCLSLCSLSVFFYFGKPTISFCILRVLPFSLFYTVCLACFVVRSFQIVHIFRIAAKFHKLHSWWVKYHVQWLVIIVAFVTQILLLLIGYSYAPPKPYNSTRWYPDRIILDCDINLTAFSGPVVLLLSLCCLCFISSYMGKDLPKNYNEAKAITFCLLLLILTWIVFATVYVLYRGRYIQILNTLAVLLSLYCFLLFYFLPKCYIIIFQPHKNTQEYFQGLIHNYSKATSQ; from the exons ATGCACTCTGATATTCACATTTCACATCAGCTTGGTAAACCGACAATGATGAAACATTTTCTGCTTTCTTTGTGTGTCCTGGGAGCATTTCTGCATGTCTTGGCTCAATGCACTGCCCCGGGTTCAGAATTTCATCTGGAAGGAGATTATTTGTTAGGAGGACTTTTTGATATCCATCATGATAGCACCCCTGTTGACCACGAGAGACCAGAAGCCATCGACTGCTCCAG TAAACCCTTCATTCTTTCCAGTTATCGGAGGTTTCAGGTGATGAGATTCTCTGTAGAGGAAATCAATAACTTGACCAATCTCCTGCCAAATGTTTCTCTCGGCTATGAGATATTTGACCACTGCTCAGATACACACAGTTTCCCAAACACCTTCAGCCTCATCTCAGTTGATGGCTTGATCCAACCTTGGAGTGAACCCCAAAAGAATCTGTCCAAAGTGATGGCAGTGGTTGGCACTTATACAAGCCCTATGGCATTAACTGTAGCCCCCCTCTTGGTTATGAATCTCATTCCTATG GTCAGTTACGGAGCTGCTAGTTCTGTCTTTTCGAGGAAACAGAACTTTCCCTCTTTCCTCAGAACAGTGCATCCAAATAAGGATGTTATAGAAgtgatttttaacattttgcagCACTTCAACTGGCGCTGGGTTGCTTTCCTTAATATTGATGATGACTATGGCATAGATGGCCAGGATTTATTCATAAAGAGGATAAAGGACACTGAGATCTGCCTGGCGTACACAAAAAGCCTCAATCAATATACAGAGTACTCCCAAGTATTCAAACAGATAGAGGCACATAAGATAGGTATCATTATTGTTTTTGCCCCTGAATGGACAGCTGAAGCTCTCATTGAGTCAGCAATACAACTAAATGTCACCAACAAAGTGTGGATAGCAGGGGATGCATGGTCCTTAAACAAAAGGCTCCCCAAGAAGAAGggaataaaaaatgttggaacGATACTTGGGGTTTCTGAGCCAGCGATGACAATACCTAATTTCAATGAATTTGTTTATTCTTCCAAAAGCCAGACTCACTGTGAAAATACAGGACAGCAGGAGTTATGTAATCAGGTTTGCAACTGCAGCGGCCTGAGTGCAGAAGATATAATTGCTGCGGACCCATCTTTTAATTTTCCTGTTTATTCTGCTGTGTATGCCATCGCTCATGCCTTACACAATGCCTTGCAATGCGGATCTGGCAGATGTGATGGAACTAGAACAGTGTACCCAGAGATG GTTCTGGCAGAACTGAAGACGTCAAACTTTACACTTTTAAACCAGAGTATTCGGTTTGATAAGAATGGTGACCCCAACTATGGATCCTATTCTATAGTTTTCTGGAACCACAGTGGTGATGCGGAGGAGATTggcttttatcatttttatcgATCGTTACCTGTTCATTTCTTCATCGACAACAACAAAATTCAGTGGCACACAAAGGGAGAA GCGCCTACTGCACTGTGTTCTGAAGAATGTCCTGTAGGACATGCAAAAAAGCAAGATGGAATCCATAAATGCTGCTTCAACTGTGTAATCTGTCCTAACGGAACTTATGTCAACAATACAG AGTTTCATCTGGAAGGAGATTATTTGTTAGGAGGACTTTTTGATATCCATCATGAAAGCACGCCCGTTTATCGTGACAGACCAGAAGCCATTGACTGCTCCAG TCAAACCTTCATTCTGTCAAGTTATCGGAGGTTTCAAATTATGAGATTCTCTGTAGAGGAAATCAATAACTCTACCATCCTGCTGCCAAATGTTTCTCTTGGCTATGAGATATTTGACCACTGCTCAGAAACACACAATTTCCCAGATGTTTTAAAACTCATCTCAGTCAATAATGTGATCCAACCTTGGGGTGAACCGAACAAGAATCTGTCTAAAGTGTCCAAAATCATGGCAGTGGTCGGACCTTTTTCAAGCACTGACACCCTGACTTTAGCCCCACTGTTCATGACGGATCTCATTCCTATG GTCAGTTATGGAGCTGCTTCCTCCGCCTTTGCAGAGAAATCAAAATATTCCTCATTCCTACGAACAGTGCATTCCAATAAAGACGTCATAGAAGCGATTGTTAAAATCATACTGCACTTCAAATGGCGCTGGGTTGCTTTTCTAAACAGTGATGATGCTTTTGGAAAAGATGGCCTAGATTTGTTCATAAAAAGAATCAAGGATACTGAGATCTGCCTAGCATACATGAAACATCTTGGCACTACAGATGACTCACTAATGTTCAAAAACATGGAGTCACTGAAGAtacatgttgttattgtttttgctCCAAAAATAATGGCTGAAGCACTCATTGAGTCAGCAGTAAGACTAAATGTCACGAACAAGGTGTGGATAGCAGGGGACACCTGGTCTTTAAGTAACAGGTTCAACAAAGAAGAAGTCATTAAAAATATTGGAACTGTACTTGGAGTATCTCAGCCAGTTCTGGAAATACCTGGTTTCAGTGATTTTATCTATTCTTTCAAAAGCCAGACTCACTGTGAAAACACAGGACAGCAGGAGTTTTGTAATCAGGTTTGCAACTGCAGCAGCCTGAGTGCAGAAGAAATCCTTGCTGTGGACTCATCTTACTCTTTTCCTGTTTATTCTGCTGTATATGCCATCGCTCATGCCTTACACAATGCCTTGGAATGTGGAGTTGATAAATGTAATGGAAATATTACAATGTACCCATATATG GTTCTAGCAGAGCTGAAGAAGTCAAACTTTACACTTTTAAACCAGAGTATTCAGTTCAATGAGAATGGTGACCTCAACTACGGATCCTATTCTATAGTTTTCTGGAACCACAGTGGTGATGCAGAGGAGATTGGCTTTTATAAATTGAACCCATCAGTCAATTTTTACATCAATAACACCAAAATTCAGTGGTACACTAATGGAGAA GTGCCGACTTCATTGTGTTCCAATGAATGTCCTGTAGGATATGCTAAAAAGCAAGATGGAATTCACAAATGCTGCTTCAATTGTAATATCTGTCCAAATGGAACTTATATCAACTCCACAG AAGATCCCTCTATGTGCATCGCCTGCAAACAGACAGAATGGTCCACAGAAGGAAGTACATCTTGCAATCTGCGGGTGGTGGAGTACATCCCATTCACAGACGGTGGCGCTATAGTCATCATGGTTGGAGCTTTGGTCTTGGTCTGCCTCACACTAGCCATGTCTGCTCTCTTTGCCATCAACTACAACACACCTGTTGTCAGATCTGCAGGGGGACCAATGTGCTTCTTAATTTTAGGCTGCCTCAGTTTATGTAGTCTCAGTGTATTCTTTTACTTTGGGAAGCCAACAATTTCCTTTTGTATCTTAAGGGTCTTACCATTTTCCCTGTTCTACACTGTTTGTCTAGCATGTTTTGTTGTGCGCTCTTTTCAAATTGTTCACATATTCAGAATAGCTGCCAAATTCCATAAGCTTCACAGTTGGTGGGTGAAATATCATGTACAATGGCTGGTCATCATTGTGGCATTTGTCACTCAGATACTCTTACTTCTTATTGGCTATTCTTATGCCCCTCCCAAACCTTACAATAGCACACGTTGGTACCCAGATAGAATCATACTTGATTGTGACATTAATCTCACGGCATTTTCTGGTCCTGTGGTTTTACTTTTATCTTTGTGCTGCCTTTGCTTTATTTCCTCCTACATGGGAAAAGACCtcccaaaaaattacaatgaGGCCAAAGCAATAACCTTCTGCCTGCTCCTGCTGATCCTCACCTGGATCGTCTTTGCCACTGTGTATGTGCTTTACCGTGGCAGGTACATCCAGATACTAAACACCCTGGCTGTACTCTTAAGTCTCTATTgctttctgttgttttatttcctcCCAAAATGCTACATCATCATTTTTCaaccccacaaaaacacacaggagTACTTCCAAGGTCTCATTCATAATTATAGCAAAGCAACCAGCCAGTAG
- the tp73 gene encoding tumor protein p73, translating to MSQSTVTEEGGTFEHLWSSLEPDSTYFELPPNSQPGERPVPSTSTPGSHRSAAEVSMDVYQMRDMNDNVMSQYNLLSSSMESLGSRATSASPYSSENASSSAVPTPSPYSQPNSTFEGLSPAPAIPSNTDYPGLHSFQVSFQQSSTAKSATWTYSPLLKKLYCQIAKTCPIQIKLSSSPPHGSIIRAMPVYKKAEHVTEVVKRCPNHELGRDFNDGQSAPASHLIRVEGNNLSQYVDDPVTGRQSVFLPYEAPQVGTEFTTILYNFMCNSSCVGGMNRRPILIIITLETRDGQVLGRRSFEGRICACPGRDRKADEDHFREQQALNDSVAKNGSANKRNFKQSPPNIPSPNINMRKRRHGEEEIYYIPVRGRDNFELLMKIKDSLELVELVPQPLVDSYRQQTQQQLLQRPSHIASPSSYSPLPNMNKLHAHGSLNKPSSINQLAGQQPQQHPTAPTSIAHMGSNMHNSHHMQGNGDINGGHSSQTIVSASHCTPPPPYNPDPSLVSFLTSLGCQNVIEYFTSQGLQSIYHLQTLSMEDLGALKIPEQFRLVIWRGLQDMKQVAPLQLPASTHHHDYHGQQLLRSSGNMTASAMAAIGAASGELQRQRVMEAVHFRVRHTITIPNRPGVVGTSGMATASDEWADFGFDMPDCKLSRSKHSIKEEFMESDLH from the exons ATGTCCCAGTCCACAGTCACTGAAGAAGGAGGCACCTTCGAGCACCTGTGGAGCTCCCT GGAACCAGACAGCACCTATTTTGAGCTCCCCCCAAACAGCCAGCCAGGTGAGCGCCCAGTGCCTTCTACCAGCACCCCGGGGAGCCACCGCAGCGCTGCCGAGGTCTCCATGGACGTCTACCAAATGAGGGACATGAACGACAACGTGATG TCCCAATACAACTTGCTGAGCAGCAGCATGGAGAGCCTGGGGAGCCGTGCGACGTCCGCCAGCCCCTACAGCTCCGAGAACGCCTCCTCATCGGCCGTGCCCACCCCCTCACCCTACTCCCAACCCAACTCCACCTTTGAGGGCCTGTCGCCTGCCCCGGCCATCCCCTCCAACACCGACTACCCCGGACTGCACTCCTTCCAGGTGTCCTTCCAGCAGTCTAGCACCGCCAAGTCCGCCACATGGACC TACTCTCCCTTGCTGAAGAAGCTCTACTGTCAGATTGCCAAGACCTGTCCAATCCAAATCAAGctttcctcctctccacctcaTGGCAGCATCATCAGAGCTATGCCCGTCTACAAGAAGGCGGAGCATGTGACAGAAGTGGTCAAACGCTGCCCCAACCACGAACTAGGACGAGACTTCAATGATG GGCAGTCAGCCCCAGCCAGTCACCTGATCCGAGTGGAGGGGAACAACCTCAGCCAATACGTGGATGATCCTGTCACTGGCCGACAGAGTGTCTTCTTGCCTTATGAGGCGCCACAG gtGGGGACTGAGTTCACCACCATCCTGTATAACTTCATGTGCAACAGCAGCTGTGTGGGCGGCATGAACAGGAGAcccatcctcatcatcatcactttGGAAACCAGAGA TGGTCAAGTGTTGGGCAGAAGGTCGTTTGAAGGCCGGATATGTGCATGTCCCGGCCGAGACCGCAAAGCTGACGAGGACCACTTCAGGGAACAACAGGCCCTGAATGACAGCGTGGCCAAAAATGGCAGCGCAAACAAGCGCA ACTTCAAACAGAGTCCGCCAAATATTCCCAGTCCAAATATTAACATGAGGAAGAGGCGGCATGGAGAAGAAGAAATTTACTATATTCCT GTTCGTGGTCGGGATAACTTTGAGCTGCTCATGAAGATTAAAGACAGTTTGGAGCTGGTGGAGCTGGTGCCGCAGCCACTGGTGGACTCCTacagacaacaaacacaacagcagCTTCTGCAGAGACC GAGCCATATAGCCTCCCCCTCCTCGTACTCTCCACTGCCCAACATGAACAAGCTTCATGCCCATGGAAGCCTCAACAAACCGTCCTCAATCAACCAGCTGGCGGGGCAGCAGCCCCAGCAACATCCCACTGCCCCCACCTCCATAGCTCATATGG GTTCAAACATGCACAACAGCCACCACATGCAGGGAAATGGTGATATAAATGGGGGCCACAGCAGTCAGACTATAGTGTCTGCCTCCCACTGCACCCCACCCCCTCCGTATAACCCTGACCCCAGCCTTGTCAG TTTTCTAACCAGTCTGGGCTGTCAGAACGTCATTGAGTACTTCACCTCTCAAGGCCTCCAGTCTATCTACCATCTCCAGACTCTCTCCATGGAG GATTTAGGTGCACTGAAGATACCGGAGCAGTTCCGCCTTGTCATCTGGCGAGGTCTGCAGGACATGAAACAAGTTGCTCCCCTTCAACTGCCTGCCTCCACTCATCACCATGACTATCATGGCCAGCAGCTTCTGCGCTCTAGCGGTAACATGACTGCCTCTGCCATGGCGGCCATTGGGGCCGCCAGCGGAGAACTCCAACGTCAGCGCGTCATGGAGGCTGTGCACTTTCGTGTCCGCCACACCATCACCATCCCGAACAGACCCGGTGTCGTTGGGACATCAGGGATGGCAACAGCTAGTGATGAGTGGGCGGATTTTGGTTTCGACATGCCTGACTGCAAGTTATCACGTAGCAAGCACTCCATCAAAGAGGAGTTCATGGAAAGTGATCTTCATTGA
- the rer1 gene encoding protein RER1 isoform X1 — protein sequence MSEGDSVGESIHGKPSVVAAFFTRIGQVYQSWLDKSTPFYAVRWAATLLLTAVYMIRVYILQGWYIVTYALGIYHLNLFIAFLSPKVDPSLLDEDEGPSLPTKQNEEFRPFIRRLPEFKFWHSATKGIVIAMICTFFEAFNVPVFWPILVMYFIMLFCITMKRQIKHMIKYRYLPFTHGKRTYKGKEDNTGKTFAS from the exons ATGTCAGAAGGGGACAGTGTTGGGGAGTCAATCCATGGGAAACCATCTGTAGTCGCTGCCTTTTTCACACGGATTGGACAG GTCTATCAGTCATGGCTAGACAAGTCAACGCCATTCTATGCAGTGCGATGGGCAGCCACTCTACTACTTACTGCTGTCTACATGATCAGAGTGTACATACTACAG GGTTGGTATATAGTAACATATGCTTTGGGAATCTACCATCTCAACCTGTTCATTGCTTTTCTATCGCCGAAAGTGGACCCCTCACTGCTTGACGAAG ACGAGGGCCCATCCCTTCCTACCAAGCAGAACGAAGAGTTCCGCCCTTTCATCAGGAGGTTGCCTGAATTCAAATTCTG GCATTCAGCGACAAAAGGCATCGTCATCGCCatgatttgcacattttttgaagCCTTCAATGTGCCAGTGTTCTGGCCTATACTTGTAATGTACTTCATCATGCTCTTCTGCATCACCATGAAGCGGCAGATCAAG CATATGATCAAGTACAGATACCTACCCTTCACACATGGGAAGAGGACATACAAAGGCAAGGAAGACAACACAGGGAAAACTTTTGCTAGTTAA
- the rer1 gene encoding protein RER1 isoform X2, whose protein sequence is MSEGDSVGESIHGKPSVVAAFFTRIGQVYQSWLDKSTPFYAVRWAATLLLTAVYMIRVYILQGWYIVTYALGIYHLNLFIAFLSPKVDPSLLDEDEGPSLPTKQNEEFRPFIRRLPEFKFWHSATKGIVIAMICTFFEAFNVPVFWPILVMYFIMLFCITMKRQIKHMIKYRYLPFTHGKRTYKEET, encoded by the exons ATGTCAGAAGGGGACAGTGTTGGGGAGTCAATCCATGGGAAACCATCTGTAGTCGCTGCCTTTTTCACACGGATTGGACAG GTCTATCAGTCATGGCTAGACAAGTCAACGCCATTCTATGCAGTGCGATGGGCAGCCACTCTACTACTTACTGCTGTCTACATGATCAGAGTGTACATACTACAG GGTTGGTATATAGTAACATATGCTTTGGGAATCTACCATCTCAACCTGTTCATTGCTTTTCTATCGCCGAAAGTGGACCCCTCACTGCTTGACGAAG ACGAGGGCCCATCCCTTCCTACCAAGCAGAACGAAGAGTTCCGCCCTTTCATCAGGAGGTTGCCTGAATTCAAATTCTG GCATTCAGCGACAAAAGGCATCGTCATCGCCatgatttgcacattttttgaagCCTTCAATGTGCCAGTGTTCTGGCCTATACTTGTAATGTACTTCATCATGCTCTTCTGCATCACCATGAAGCGGCAGATCAAG CATATGATCAAGTACAGATACCTACCCTTCACACATGGGAAGAGGACATACAAAG agGAAACATAA